Proteins encoded in a region of the Perognathus longimembris pacificus isolate PPM17 chromosome 11, ASM2315922v1, whole genome shotgun sequence genome:
- the LOC125360028 gene encoding cornifin-A, with product MSSQQQKQPCTVPPQLQQQQVKQPCQPPPQEPCAPKTKEPCNPVVPEPCHPKVPEPCHPKAPEPCHPKAPEPCNPVVPEPCHPKAPEPCHPKAPEPCHPKAPEPCNPVVPEPCHPKVPEPCHPKVPEPCPSTVTPAPAQQKTKQK from the coding sequence ATGAGCTCCCAGCAGCAGAAACAGCCCTGCACTGTACCTCCtcagctgcagcagcagcaggtgaAACAGCCTTGCCAGCCTCCACCCCAGGAGCCGTGCGCCCCTAAAACCAAGGAGCCATGCAACCCTGTTGTTCCTGAGCCCTGCCACCCTAAAGTGCCTGAGCCCTGCCACCCCAAGGCTCCTGAACCCTGCCACCCCAAGGCTCCTGAACCCTGCAACCCGGTTGTTCCTGAGCCCTGCCATCCCAAGGCGCCTGAGCCCTGCCACCCCAAGGCGCCTGAGCCCTGCCACCCCAAGGCGCCTGAACCCTGCAACCCGGTTGTTCCTGAGCCCTGCCACCCCAAGGTGCCTGAGCCCTGCCACCCCAAGGTGCCTGAGCCCTGCCCCTCAACGGTCACTCCAGCACCAGCTCAGCAGAAGACAAAGCAGAAGTAA